DNA from Quercus lobata isolate SW786 chromosome 1, ValleyOak3.0 Primary Assembly, whole genome shotgun sequence:
AGGCCTAGTCTAAGCTCCCAATCATATCACCAGCTGACCTTAGAACCGACAACACAAGACTGAGGCCCCTCTCTAAACAGGAAAATCTGCTGGTTTTTCTCCCACACTGAGCCTTATCATCAGTATGACACGTGTCCAAAATCAGACGGGTCACAACCTTTGACTTGACGACCATAGTCAAAAACCCTAAACCAACTCCTAttacaaaacacacaaaaaataaaaaaaaataaaaaaaacacacccaACCTCAGTATCCGTCTTTTTCCATGCTCCTCTCTATTTATTTGACCTTTATATCTTAACCTTTTTCTCTccatttcatcatcttcttctgtTTCCATTTGTGTCTTctattgggctttttttttttttttttggtgaaacttTACCTTTTCCCTTTGccaaaatcttcttcttcttcgaatTCTTATTTGTTGTACAAGTTTCATGGCTGTTTTCCCTTCTAGCTCATCTGCTTTGGAATTGACCATATCTATGCCTGGCTTTGCTTCATCTTCATCTGGTAAGCTACAAACTTTGTTACTTTAATTATTCATTTCGTTTCTGTTTCTTTCATATCTCTCTTTGTTTGGCAAGTTTATTTGTTCTTCTTTGAGCTTTATTTTACACAATATTATTGCTATGCCAATCAGATATCGGTTTCTCCTTTCAATAATTCATATTTTTGGAGCTTTTATGGTGCATGAATCATGATCacatgaattttctttctttcatatcCCATGGCATCAAGAAAGATTCGTGTTGTATAAATATGTGGTTgatttatacaaatttttacttttttgtaaaaatttggTGAACAATAACAATGTTAAATAAAAAGTGAAGGGGGTTATTATTTactgataattttttttgcagtgAGGGACTTGGACATAAACCAAGTACCATCAATAGGTGCTGAAGAAGATTGGATCACGATGAATatagatgatgaagaagaaagcaGCAACGGAGGCCCTCCTCGCAAGAAACTTCGTCTCACTAAGGAACAATCTCGTCTCCTTGAAGAAAGTTTCAGACAAAACCACACCCTAAACCCTGTAAAcctctctttgttttctttcttattggtaaatacaaaaataaaatgaagaggTGCAAGACTAGGACTTTCGTATAAAAGTTTTGAGAACTTATTTCATTCCACTGAAATATTCGTTGTCTCCTTCAAATCGTGTGGGTCCCATACAACTGTGAAACTCAAACACGAAATTACATATATCAAATGGATAAGATAATTGTTAACGGGTCTAGTCTCGTCTCGTAAttgcatttttgttttatttatggGATTATAAGAGTCTCTCTCCTATGTAATGgttatatgaaaatatgttgCCGAAGTTTATTAACTCTTTTGGAGTTTTTTGTTGTGCAGAAACAAAAAGAGGCTTTGGCTATGCAGTTGAAGCTGAGGCCACGGCAAGTGGAGGTGTGGTTTCAGAACCGTAGGGCCAGGTACTGTACCCTAAATATATGCTTTAGTTGAAATTCAATGCTATGGTTCTTTGTTGGTGGTTGGGAATAGTCATAGATATTTAAGGTTGACAGAATAATAATATTACAGAGTATATAATCTGAATCCGATTCTAAATTTCTAACCCGTATAACTCGTACTCTTTATAAATTGGAAAGCGATCCATTTTTTGGCATAAGATTTTCTTCAAACACATAATACATGTAACAGAATATAACCATACTGATTCGTATGGGGCTGCTTTTGTCATTTTACTGGAAAATAATATAGGTACTTTTTATGATCGATCGtcaaagtatatatatatatatatatatatatgtatagatatcatagaaaaatttgttataaaaaaaaaatatatatatatatatatatatcttagaAAAATTTATGTGATACGTACGTAATGGTTTATCTAAGTCTTTGTAGCTAAATGGTATCTTTCCTCCTCTTTAAGGAGAGGGTCAGAAAAATTTGCACACAataaattttgtcaaatgaGTTGTTCACATCTTACCTATAAGGAAAGAGCTAACACAAAACTGTCTTCATTTTGTTATTGAGTTCTAGTTCAAAtaacattttctctttttgtaaGAAGTGCCGGAAGTGGAAGGTAAAGTGGTGAGTTGACGACCCACCAATATGTATAAATTAGTACttttaagagggaaaaaaaaaaaaaacaaaaattctataCTTGAATTTTATATGTACAAAATTAGGAAGAAAAACATCAATATGGATTAGGTAAATATCCATACATGGTTTtgcagttaaaaaaaaagaaaaagaattcatGATTAATAAAGAATTAGGACTACTACAATTAATCCAGGATGTACCTCAAGTTGGAAATACTTCCAACACATGGTTTGTGAAAATCTAAATGCGGAATAGTTACATTAATGATGAAATAATAggaattatataaaattattttgagaaatgaaATCCTTTTGCGTTAGTTAAGCTAATATCTTTTTCAGATATAGTAGCTGTTGGGATTGAATGGTTGGGCATAACTTGCCAGTTATTGtcaaaaataatgttgcaaCACACTGTTTTTGGCAATCGGGTAAATACTAATAGAAAATGATGGAGTTGGTGGGGTTTGCACTTTGCAACCGTagaccaaaataataataatattattattattattaataatccTACCAATTCCCATAGATACTTGATAATTATCTCAGCagcttaattttcattttgtttttattttttaaaaagagagaaaaaagatagCTCAGCAAAATTATGAGCAATTAATGATATGGTTATCTCATGAGCTCATCTTTGTGCATCAATATAATGATGGTTGTCCAAAgtataaataataatgatagCACTCTATTTATTATAAGGATCAGTACATTGAGGTCCATAAGTTCTTCTTCCTCGTGTGCTTCACTCTAATAAGTGCAACTTTGACTCGCTATGCTTTTGGACCAGCCATGCATTTATGTAATTAGACATTACGTGTAACGTGTGCTAAATTATCGAATTGATGCCAATAAAAGCAATGGTATCCTCGAGAGGATGCCAATTAAAGATCTTTAATTAGTTTGTACATAGTAATAACTACGTTATATCTACTACTTTCTTAATTATCttcattttgtttcttgtaGTTGTGGCAATTGGGGAAATTgaagtttcttttcttttatttattattattatttcaatatTAAATTGCCATTTCTTAAGCATAATAATAGATCAGTTGAAACTGTTTATGAATCAAGATGTTTTAGAACAATATTATGCGCTTTACTTTATTATGATACTAGGTCTAGTACCAGTAGTAATTGTTATTATAGAAGAAATTGTTgcacttctttttttaaaatgggaAATTGATGCACTTATTATTACCTTTGAAACATTGAAAATTAATTGAccaaattttcttccttttgtgCCCTATGCATGCATGGATGGTAAGAACATTAATTACACTTTGATCACTCAGTAATCACGAGGGTAAAAAAATCACTGAGGAAAAACCAGATTATAGATGATTCTGAATTCTGAAAAGTACTACCTCCATAACCATAAGCATAAGCACCTAAACTTTTTGATTCCAAGATTTATTATACACCTTGTAGTTCAATAGCATTATCCAATACTTAGGAGAATTTGAGTTCGAATTCCCTTCTTTCACTTattacaaaccaaaaaaaacattatccaatACTTCCTATATAAGAGAATTTGAGTTCGAAttctctttcttaaaaaaaaaaaaccaaaaacatttTCCACTAAATTAAAAAGAGTGTAGACACAGGCCACACACAAGAAGAGAAGAACAAGATATTTTTGTGCAATGGCAACTTGAAAGCATGCAAAAATaacacatgcatatatataattaactaAATTAGACATTGTGATTTGAACAGGAGCAAGCTAAAACAAACAGAGATGGAATGTGAGTACTTGAAGAGATGGTTTGGGTCATTGACAGAGCAGAATCGGAGGCTTCAAAGAGAGGTTGAGGAGCTGAGGGCCATGAAAGTGGGCCCACCTACAGTAATCTCTCCCCATAGTTGTGAGCCCCTCCCAGCATCCACTCTGACAATGTGCCCTCGTTGCGAGCGTGTGACCACCACTAATCTTGAAAAGGGTCCCAGCAAGACcgccatcaccaccaccaccacaaccacaatgTCTACCAAAGTGACAACGTCCACCCTTCAATCCCGGCAATCTCCGGCGGCTTGTTAGGCGGTTATTATCATGTGTAATGACCcatttaagtgaaaaaaaagaaaaaaaaagaaaaaagaaaaaggaaaagattagATTAGATAATGTTCATAGTagtttacaagaaaaaaaaatgtgtctaTGGAATGTTGTTTAATATCAATTCCTATATAGATACTTTTAATTGGGGGTGTTTTTCTGTTGTGTTGGTCATGTTGCCATGTTTACCTAGGAAACTAATGAGAAAGGATTGCAAGTTTTGGAAATGTTATAACAAGTTAGTCAATAATCTGGGACCATATAGAATcaaaatctaatattttatCATGTCAACAACCGACATGGCCAAGGCCaaagagaaaagggaaaaataaaaaaagttgcaagttgcaaataataatataaggtATAATGGGACAGGGTTCGGATTTGGTTATAGTGGCTATATATATACGGTGTGCATTATTTTTCTGTGGTTTGAAATTGTAGTTCAGATAAATGCTTGTCACCACTTTACCTATATCAGTCACGTCACTTTTATAGTCTAATGGAACTTCGTCTTCGTCATTGTACAAAGCAAATTTGAGAGATCCCATGGGATTCGTGGGTTAATGATTATTAtgcaattagtttttttttttttttttaaacaaaaagattaGATTGTATATTACAAAGAATTGATCCTAAAGTAATATGAGATATATAAAGCGACCCTAATAATTAGTAGAATTAAACAACCCTACTTGAACTGAAAGTGGTCAACTAGTGAGTTGGATGAGGTCCCATCCACTTTATGGatctctagttttttttttttgggatgtatttaatttatttggttatgtataataattttttttaaacttaagtataaattgtatttttgtctaacctattttaagtaaaataaactaTACCAAAACGAAGCTTCATTACCCTTTAGATTTCTCATTGTCTTATACTCTTATtgcaaaaactttttttttcttttttttctttttttttttaaagtagggggaaaaaaattccaTTAATGAGCTTTACAAGAAGGGGTGGTTCTAAGTTCACTAATTTTCGTCTGAATTCCTGGCATCATTCACATCTCTAAGTCTCCATCTttaaaatgtgtgtttttttattatcagaatCTTAAACATTTGGGCATGGCCCATAGATTTATAGCCTAGCTATCAGCTATTTACCTTGGGCCTCTGCTGACCTGATCCTGTAGTTGCGAGGCCGTTAATAACCTCTGCATTGGGTACAGACctctcacaaatggcccttCAAAGTTCAGAACGTAGCCCAAACTTGCGCCTCTGTATCtgtctctaaattttttggatcGTAGCTCTTAAATATATGTTTgtatatttaagaaaaatagttAGGGCTTTGATGTGGTATAGAATGAAGATCTGAAACTGGAAATTGGGATATGATAGTGCATgcgctttttttttcttctaatgaaGGATTACTTTTCATTCTGAATTGACTTTCCAAGCTTTCACATATATCCCTCAACTTCTCATAAGGTTTATTATTGTTAAACTGTGGATTCTCCAAAACGTTTAagttattagaaaataatagtCATTTAACCATATAATTCTAACATTCTTTCTCATGGGTGGACTCAAACTCCCTTTTAATAGGTAAAGTCCAAcacatgaaatttttaaatatgaagTAGAGTGAAGGAGATAGTGATCGAactcccaaaaacttaaactattgaaaaataataaatttaatcatttaaccacataattttaacaattatacATAATAGAAAGTAGTCCCCTTTCATCCTTTAAAAACTGTGAAATTAGATTTTGATTCAAAGTAGTATATCAACTAAGTCTAATAGATAAAGTTTCTTGACGCACTaaacaaaaagttttaaatGATAATAGAGGATTAACTTTGATTATATAATACCTAAATCCCACGGGcctttaagaaaatgaaaaattttctttctagcACAATAAAATGTACTAGTGATTAATTGGCAGGCCCAGTGTTTGTTCATAAAAGGGCCGAAAGTTTAAAGGCACTCAGAGAACTCAGAAGCACGAGCTAAATTATATGTGAGTTCAGCCCaaattatttggattttggaggggTTATCTAACGAGCTCCAATTCTGCGCAAACCCATGGGGTCCCATTGGTCAGGTTTTTCAAGTCAGAGAGGAGTGAGCAAAATGGAATATGTGCTTAAATTATGTCAAAATTATAAGTACTTCTTATAATTTTGagataattaattaaatggTAAGTTGGCAAATCAAATGTGAAACTGTTGGAGCCATGTGTAGTTAACGAGTTAGTATTTGAAAAATGATACGTTCATAATATgtacatttttacaataaattttaggtaACAAACggttattagttttaatttgggtttatcactaaaattacttttttttactaacaagtaataattagtaacaacttaattgttgtgaaaatgttgtaaatgtagTATTTCTCTTagtattttagttaaatttggAATCTTACATTGATAAGAAGAGATAATCcatattaatttataagtttagTGACTTATAGGGCTTAAATGTAATATATGAGAAAATAGATCAAGCCACACGCAAGGGAAGGGTGAAAAGATGAGGTATGGGTGAAGGGTTGGTTTGTGCC
Protein-coding regions in this window:
- the LOC115973792 gene encoding homeobox-leucine zipper protein HOX3; translated protein: MAVFPSSSSALELTISMPGFASSSSVRDLDINQVPSIGAEEDWITMNIDDEEESSNGGPPRKKLRLTKEQSRLLEESFRQNHTLNPKQKEALAMQLKLRPRQVEVWFQNRRARSKLKQTEMECEYLKRWFGSLTEQNRRLQREVEELRAMKVGPPTVISPHSCEPLPASTLTMCPRCERVTTTNLEKGPSKTAITTTTTTTMSTKVTTSTLQSRQSPAAC